A single window of Myripristis murdjan chromosome 21, fMyrMur1.1, whole genome shotgun sequence DNA harbors:
- the LOC115380480 gene encoding LIM domain only protein 7-like has protein sequence MDPTSGPRLVKCEKRPLLGRQDPQEPPDPFDYDGIVPDLENDDMFARRTQAFQSNIDLAMMKTQLSAIRSSRRRYTSEPQLNIVTQPRGLGSTKERIEFPDIELDDMVYRKVNPQLVQQPLSGTPDHYAPMPIPEPWALPPNLKARLLCPPCPLSQESAADKRNQDEKEMHPRTDDMLVRKFGIYSSQSQPSANQMTPSVPTSCSEGDLQKWQAIREASRLRYKKRLMVERLAVLKL, from the coding sequence ATGGACCCCACATCGGGTCCCAGACTGGTCAAATGTGAGAAGCGACCCCTCCTGGGCCGCCAAGACCCACAGGAGCCCCCAGACCCTTTTGATTATGACGGCATTGTTCCTGACCTGGAGAACGACGATATGTTTGCAAGGCGAACCCAGGCCTTTCAGTCCAACATAGATCTGGCTATGATGAAGACTCAGCTGTCTGCCATTCGCTCCTCACGTCGTCGCTACACCTCTGAGCCGCAACTCAATATCGTTACCCAGCCTCGCGGCCTTGGCAGCACCAAGGAAAGGATCGAATTCCCTGACATCGAGCTGGACGATATGGTCTACAGAAAGGTCAATCCTCAGCTTGTTCAGCAGCCACTCTCAGGCACCCCTGACCACTACGCCCCCATGCCCATCCCAGAGCCCTGGGCTCTGCCTCCTAATCTGAAAGCCAGACTCCTGTGCCCGCCATGTCCTTTATCCCAGGAATCAGCAGCAGATAAACGGAATCAGGATGAGAAAGAGATGCACCCCAGAACTGACGACATGCTCGTCCGGAAGTTTGGGATTTATTCTAGTCAAAGTCagccatcagccaatcagatgacTCCCTCAGTACCAACTTCTTGCAGCGAAGGTGACCTGCAGAAGTGGCAGGCTATTAGGGAAGCCAGTCGGCTCAGGTATAAGAAGCGGCTGATGGTGGAGAGGCTGGCTGTTCTGAAGTTGTAG